From the genome of Chanos chanos chromosome 5, fChaCha1.1, whole genome shotgun sequence, one region includes:
- the elavl1a gene encoding ELAV-like protein 1a isoform X2: MAVRRGHIRYLKEVYDMSNGYEDHMADEAKDAKTNLIVNYLPQNMTQDELRSLFSSIGEVESAKLIRDKVAGHSLGYGFVNYLNPSDAERAINTLNGLRLQSKTIKVSYARPSSDTIKDANLYISGLPKSMTQKDVEDMFSRYGRIINSRVLVDQATGLSRGVAFIRFDKRAEAEDAIKELNGQKPPGAAEPITVKFAANPNQAKNSQILSQIYHSQSRRFGGPVHHQAQRFRFSPMSVDHMGGISGVNVPGNSTSGWCIFIYNLGQDADEGILWQMFGPFGAVTNVKVIRDFNTNKCKGFGFVTMTNYEEAAMAIASLNGYRLGDKILQVSFKTSKSHK; the protein is encoded by the exons ATGGCAGTCAGAAGGGGACACATTAGATACTTAAAA gaGGTCTATGACATGTCGAACGGTTACGAAGATCACATGGCAGATGAGGCCAAAGATGCCAAAACAAACCTGATTGTAAATTACTTACCTCAGAACATGACCCAGGATGAGCTCCGCAGTCTGTTCAGCAGCATCGGGGAGGTGGAGTCTGCAAAACTCATCCGCGACAAAGTAGCAG gccACAGTTTAGGGTACGGATTTGTTAACTATCTTAACCCTAGTGATGCAGAAAGGGCAATCAATACACTCAATGGGCTGAGACTACAATCTAAAACTATCAAG gTATCGTACGCTAGGCCCAGCTCAGACACCATTAAGGATGCTAACCTGTACATTAGCGGTCTTCCCAAATCCATGACCCAGAAGGATGTGGAGGACATGTTTTCTCGCTACGGACGAATCATTAACTCGCGTGTGCTTGTCGATCAGGCCACAG GCTTGTCTCGTGGCGTGGCCTTTATCCGTTTCGATAAGAGAGCAGAAGCAGAAGACGCTATCAAGGAGTTAAACGGCCAGAAACCACCTGGCGCCGCGGAGCCCATCACGGTGAAGTTTGCCGCCAACCCCAACCAGGCGAAAAATTCCCAAATCCTCTCCCAGATTTATCACTCTCAGTCTCGCCGCTTCGGAGGGCCGGTCCACCACCAGGCCCAGCGCTTCAG GTTCTCTCCCATGAGTGTGGACCACATGGGCGGTATCTCTGGAGTTAATGTACCAGGAAACTCCACGTCGGGCTGGTGCATTTTCATCTACAACCTGGGCCAGGATGCCGACGAGGGCATCCTCTGGCAGATGTTCGGCCCCTTTGGAGCCGTGACTAACGTCAAAGTCATCCGTGACTTCAACACCAACAAGTGCAAAGGGTTTGGGTTTGTAACCATGACAAACTACGAGGAGGCTGCAATGGCCATTGCCAGTCTTAATGGCTATCGCCTCGGGGACAAAATTTTACAGGTGTCATTCAAAACAAGCAAGTCGCACAAATAA
- the elavl1a gene encoding ELAV-like protein 1a isoform X1, producing MAVRRGHIRYLKEVYDMSNGYEDHMADEAKDAKTNLIVNYLPQNMTQDELRSLFSSIGEVESAKLIRDKVAGHSLGYGFVNYLNPSDAERAINTLNGLRLQSKTIKVSYARPSSDTIKDANLYISGLPKSMTQKDVEDMFSRYGRIINSRVLVDQATGQRDSLSRGVAFIRFDKRAEAEDAIKELNGQKPPGAAEPITVKFAANPNQAKNSQILSQIYHSQSRRFGGPVHHQAQRFRFSPMSVDHMGGISGVNVPGNSTSGWCIFIYNLGQDADEGILWQMFGPFGAVTNVKVIRDFNTNKCKGFGFVTMTNYEEAAMAIASLNGYRLGDKILQVSFKTSKSHK from the exons ATGGCAGTCAGAAGGGGACACATTAGATACTTAAAA gaGGTCTATGACATGTCGAACGGTTACGAAGATCACATGGCAGATGAGGCCAAAGATGCCAAAACAAACCTGATTGTAAATTACTTACCTCAGAACATGACCCAGGATGAGCTCCGCAGTCTGTTCAGCAGCATCGGGGAGGTGGAGTCTGCAAAACTCATCCGCGACAAAGTAGCAG gccACAGTTTAGGGTACGGATTTGTTAACTATCTTAACCCTAGTGATGCAGAAAGGGCAATCAATACACTCAATGGGCTGAGACTACAATCTAAAACTATCAAG gTATCGTACGCTAGGCCCAGCTCAGACACCATTAAGGATGCTAACCTGTACATTAGCGGTCTTCCCAAATCCATGACCCAGAAGGATGTGGAGGACATGTTTTCTCGCTACGGACGAATCATTAACTCGCGTGTGCTTGTCGATCAGGCCACAGGTCAGCGCGACA GCTTGTCTCGTGGCGTGGCCTTTATCCGTTTCGATAAGAGAGCAGAAGCAGAAGACGCTATCAAGGAGTTAAACGGCCAGAAACCACCTGGCGCCGCGGAGCCCATCACGGTGAAGTTTGCCGCCAACCCCAACCAGGCGAAAAATTCCCAAATCCTCTCCCAGATTTATCACTCTCAGTCTCGCCGCTTCGGAGGGCCGGTCCACCACCAGGCCCAGCGCTTCAG GTTCTCTCCCATGAGTGTGGACCACATGGGCGGTATCTCTGGAGTTAATGTACCAGGAAACTCCACGTCGGGCTGGTGCATTTTCATCTACAACCTGGGCCAGGATGCCGACGAGGGCATCCTCTGGCAGATGTTCGGCCCCTTTGGAGCCGTGACTAACGTCAAAGTCATCCGTGACTTCAACACCAACAAGTGCAAAGGGTTTGGGTTTGTAACCATGACAAACTACGAGGAGGCTGCAATGGCCATTGCCAGTCTTAATGGCTATCGCCTCGGGGACAAAATTTTACAGGTGTCATTCAAAACAAGCAAGTCGCACAAATAA
- the elavl1a gene encoding ELAV-like protein 1a isoform X3 yields the protein MSNGYEDHMADEAKDAKTNLIVNYLPQNMTQDELRSLFSSIGEVESAKLIRDKVAGHSLGYGFVNYLNPSDAERAINTLNGLRLQSKTIKVSYARPSSDTIKDANLYISGLPKSMTQKDVEDMFSRYGRIINSRVLVDQATGQRDSLSRGVAFIRFDKRAEAEDAIKELNGQKPPGAAEPITVKFAANPNQAKNSQILSQIYHSQSRRFGGPVHHQAQRFRFSPMSVDHMGGISGVNVPGNSTSGWCIFIYNLGQDADEGILWQMFGPFGAVTNVKVIRDFNTNKCKGFGFVTMTNYEEAAMAIASLNGYRLGDKILQVSFKTSKSHK from the exons ATGTCGAACGGTTACGAAGATCACATGGCAGATGAGGCCAAAGATGCCAAAACAAACCTGATTGTAAATTACTTACCTCAGAACATGACCCAGGATGAGCTCCGCAGTCTGTTCAGCAGCATCGGGGAGGTGGAGTCTGCAAAACTCATCCGCGACAAAGTAGCAG gccACAGTTTAGGGTACGGATTTGTTAACTATCTTAACCCTAGTGATGCAGAAAGGGCAATCAATACACTCAATGGGCTGAGACTACAATCTAAAACTATCAAG gTATCGTACGCTAGGCCCAGCTCAGACACCATTAAGGATGCTAACCTGTACATTAGCGGTCTTCCCAAATCCATGACCCAGAAGGATGTGGAGGACATGTTTTCTCGCTACGGACGAATCATTAACTCGCGTGTGCTTGTCGATCAGGCCACAGGTCAGCGCGACA GCTTGTCTCGTGGCGTGGCCTTTATCCGTTTCGATAAGAGAGCAGAAGCAGAAGACGCTATCAAGGAGTTAAACGGCCAGAAACCACCTGGCGCCGCGGAGCCCATCACGGTGAAGTTTGCCGCCAACCCCAACCAGGCGAAAAATTCCCAAATCCTCTCCCAGATTTATCACTCTCAGTCTCGCCGCTTCGGAGGGCCGGTCCACCACCAGGCCCAGCGCTTCAG GTTCTCTCCCATGAGTGTGGACCACATGGGCGGTATCTCTGGAGTTAATGTACCAGGAAACTCCACGTCGGGCTGGTGCATTTTCATCTACAACCTGGGCCAGGATGCCGACGAGGGCATCCTCTGGCAGATGTTCGGCCCCTTTGGAGCCGTGACTAACGTCAAAGTCATCCGTGACTTCAACACCAACAAGTGCAAAGGGTTTGGGTTTGTAACCATGACAAACTACGAGGAGGCTGCAATGGCCATTGCCAGTCTTAATGGCTATCGCCTCGGGGACAAAATTTTACAGGTGTCATTCAAAACAAGCAAGTCGCACAAATAA
- the tspan37 gene encoding tetraspanin 37, whose amino-acid sequence MSETRSGPFRTILQIVCQLLWLSGLVVSLSGIYLVRIYTSSGVFFSNFYIILPAVLAIAGSAFLLCGGGLGCWVSVKDSTCLQAVFVYLLVIVFCLIGTAAALAYNSTDKVDSDLAPFREVFENYTGNRENPDSNAVDAIQEELQCCGINDYRDWLNTTWFNKTGNHEVPHSCCNTSVHNCNGTVNLPSLLYSKGCRVKLREAVIFVLRLMIISSFAVLLFLVCALFSVAQLMRDQHLVEYQILS is encoded by the exons atgagtgaaacgAGAAGCGGACCATTCAGAACTATTCTACAGATTGTGTGTCAACTTTTATGG CTGTCTGGGCTTGTGGTTAGCCTGAGCGGTATATACCTGGTGCGCATCTACACAAGCAGTGGTGTCTTCTTCAGCAACTTCTACATCATTCTTCCTGCAGTGCTGGCCATAGCTGGCTCTGCCTTCTTGTTATGTGGTGGAGGCTTGGGATGCTGGGTGTCAGTCAAAGACTCTACATGCTTACAAGCAGTG tttgtgtatttGCTTGTTATTGTGTTTTGCCTCATTGGCACAGCTGCTGCACTGGCCTACAATAGCACTGACAAG GTTGATTCAGACCTGGCACCTTTCAGGGAAGTGTTTGAGAATTACACTGGCAACAGAGAGAACCCTGATTCGAATGCCGTTGATGCAATTCAAGAGGAG CTGCAGTGCTGTGGTATAAATGATTACAGAGATTGGTTGAATACCACATGGTTTAATAAAACTGGAAATCACGAAGTTCCTCATAGTTGCTGCAACACAAGTGTCCACAACTGTAATGGTACAGTGAACCTCCCTTCCCTCCTGTATTCCAAG GGCTGTCGGGTGAAACTGAGGGAGGCAGTGATATTTGTTCTACGTCTCATGATCATATCCTCATTTGCGGTCCTTCTTTTTCTG GTCTGTGCTTTGTTCAGTGTGGCTCAGTTAATGAGAGATCAGCACCTCGTGGAGTATCAAATCCTGAGCTGA
- the pex19 gene encoding peroxisomal biogenesis factor 19, with translation MASASEQQDGQDTELDELLDSALDDFEKTNVPPAAPEAASKNAEPKSGDKPPLLEDTKFFESLFEGEMVNQAREEWEKAMAELAQEEPELLQHFQKLSEAAGKVGSDAASQQEFTACLKDTLSGLAKNADNLQSAGLAGEDLVKTLEGLGLDEGEGGAEDGNILPIMQSIMQNLLSKDVLYPSLKEITEKYPEWLNANRQSLPPDQYRRYEEQHRIMGEICNQFEREGDGESNFENILELMQKLQDLGQPPKELAGEAPPGLNFDMESLHLSGASGPGAADQCSVM, from the exons ATGGCGTCAGCATCGGAGCAGCAGGATGGGCAGGATACTGAACTGGATGAATTATTAGACA GTGCACTCGATGACTTTGAGAAGACAAACGTGCCCCCTGCGGCCCCTGAAGCAGCCTCTAAAAATGCAGAGCCGAAAAGTGGGGATAAG CCCCCTCTTTTGGAGGACACCAAATTCTTTGAGTCTCTCTTCGAGGGGGAGATGGTGAATCAAGCACGAGAGGAGTGGGAGAAAGCCATGGCTGAGCTGGCTCAAGAGGAGCCAGAGCTGCTGCAGCATTTTCAGAAGCTGTCTGAGGCAGCGGGGAAAGTGG GTTCAGATGCAGCTTCCCAACAAGAATTCACTGCCTGTCTAAAGGATACGCTTAGTGGTCTGGCAAAAAATGCCGACAACTTGCAG AGCGCAGGATTGGCTGGAGAGGATCTGGTTAAGACTTTAGAAGGACTGGGATTGGATGAAGGGGAAGGTGGGGCAGAAGATGGAAATATTCTCCCCATCATGCAGTCCATTATGCAGAACCTTCTGTCCAAGGATGTTCTATACCCCTCACTTAAAGAAATCACAGAAAAA TATCCTGAATGGCTAAATGCCAACAGACAGTCCCTTCCCCCGGATCAATACCGACGATATGAGGAACAGCACAGGATTATGGGAGAAATTTGTAACcaatttgagagagagggagatggagagagcaactttgagaacattctggaacttATGCAAAAG ctaCAAGATTTAGGTCAACCACCAAAAGAGTTGGCAGGAGAAGCA CCTCCTGGTCTGAACTTTGACATGGaatctctgcatctctctggaGCTTCAGGGCCCGGAGCAGCTGACCAGTGCTCTGTCATGTGA